One window from the genome of Lentibacillus daqui encodes:
- a CDS encoding DUF443 family protein: MKCKVQGAYKNIRYRILTINGEDYIMDMGRSLWKIIFPFFYWMLPNPVYKVNEPNIVGKLKSPEVNQKDTGNSGPISAGIGIFIATMLRPLGDILALPDNTLVNSVILSLLVISVIVMIVTINYRCKKKLQKVVGLEQLPKSKLWIRPQSFKHFSQILFTYLIAMVSTLALCYLSIVASNVITLLFTIGSLGFLYIVHVLTAGVGQNTVKFKGVSKVNVVVRERSRFN; encoded by the coding sequence ATGAAGTGTAAGGTACAAGGTGCATATAAAAACATCCGGTATAGAATTCTTACCATTAATGGGGAAGATTATATTATGGACATGGGACGTTCTCTTTGGAAAATTATATTCCCATTTTTCTATTGGATGTTGCCGAATCCGGTTTATAAAGTGAACGAGCCGAATATCGTGGGAAAATTGAAATCGCCGGAAGTAAACCAAAAAGACACTGGAAATTCGGGTCCAATAAGCGCAGGCATCGGCATTTTTATAGCGACCATGTTAAGACCATTGGGAGATATTCTTGCTCTTCCGGACAATACATTGGTTAATTCTGTGATTCTTAGTCTTCTTGTAATATCTGTGATTGTAATGATCGTAACAATAAATTATCGATGTAAAAAGAAACTGCAAAAAGTAGTGGGTCTTGAGCAGCTACCTAAAAGCAAATTGTGGATTAGACCTCAGTCCTTTAAACACTTTTCTCAAATCCTATTCACATATCTCATTGCTATGGTTTCAACCTTAGCACTTTGTTACTTATCTATTGTGGCATCGAATGTTATAACCCTTTTATTTACAATAGGTTCTTTGGGGTTTTTATATATTGTCCACGTTTTGACGGCAGGAGTGGGTCAAAATACCGTAAAGTTTAAAGGTGTTTCTAAAGTAAACGTAGTTGTGAGAGAAAGGTCACGTTTCAATTGA
- a CDS encoding DUF4176 domain-containing protein gives MRGTEEGKWYDYSGCFYPKGLDPDSVFYFNEENFINPFS, from the coding sequence ATCAGGGGAACAGAAGAAGGGAAATGGTATGACTACTCAGGGTGCTTTTACCCGAAAGGTTTGGATCCCGACAGTGTATTTTACTTTAATGAAGAAAATTTTATCAATCCGTTTTCTTAA
- a CDS encoding DinB family protein: MYTTKDLITDFAGFNSWVEQLQEVDEKLFFAPIAPGKWSTAEIISHITFWDQYILDEMLPQMKVDADINSIDIETMNKRAAVYAKSGVTKQNLLEAQVHGRKELISALERKQEEDFFATFILNGEKIDEYSGYPHSMFNYFCAFIWHDHHKEQVDNFLAKEQV; this comes from the coding sequence ATGTATACAACCAAGGATCTAATTACTGATTTTGCAGGATTCAACAGCTGGGTAGAGCAGCTGCAAGAAGTGGATGAGAAACTATTCTTTGCACCCATTGCTCCAGGAAAATGGTCGACAGCCGAAATCATCAGTCATATCACTTTTTGGGATCAATACATTTTGGATGAAATGTTGCCACAGATGAAAGTGGATGCGGATATTAACAGCATCGATATTGAGACAATGAATAAGCGGGCAGCGGTTTATGCGAAGTCAGGGGTTACAAAACAAAATCTGCTGGAGGCCCAAGTGCATGGAAGAAAAGAACTTATTTCCGCGTTGGAAAGGAAACAGGAAGAAGATTTCTTTGCAACCTTCATCTTAAATGGGGAAAAAATTGATGAATACTCAGGCTACCCACATTCCATGTTCAATTATTTCTGCGCTTTTATATGGCATGATCATCATAAAGAGCAAGTGGATAATTTTTTGGCCAAGGAGCAAGTGTAA
- a CDS encoding DUF443 family protein produces MDGAMRCLSSKIKQFYYHYTLGAGIGVLLASLLEPLAEYFSLPDTLLINSAILILVVILTFALFTSLYKFKKKLYHVVKLEDLETDKIWIRPNSVKHFFQLIFVYFFFMGLTLLFCYFSILDPDIVAQIFIVGAFFHLLLVLLP; encoded by the coding sequence ATGGACGGTGCAATGCGTTGTTTGAGTTCCAAAATTAAACAATTTTATTATCATTACACATTAGGAGCGGGAATTGGTGTGCTTTTAGCATCTCTTTTAGAGCCTTTGGCAGAATACTTTTCTCTTCCGGATACGCTATTAATTAATTCTGCGATTCTTATCCTGGTCGTCATACTCACGTTTGCATTGTTCACATCTTTATACAAATTTAAGAAGAAATTATACCATGTTGTAAAACTTGAAGATTTGGAAACAGATAAAATATGGATTAGGCCGAATTCTGTTAAGCACTTTTTTCAACTGATATTTGTTTATTTCTTTTTCATGGGTTTAACTCTGCTGTTTTGTTATTTTTCTATTTTGGATCCGGATATCGTAGCGCAGATTTTTATAGTAGGCGCTTTTTTTCACTTATTGCTAGTCCTGTTGCCGTGA
- a CDS encoding DUF443 family protein encodes MNCEVRDIPKILRYRMLTIDGEVYILDLWGSFWKIIFPFLFWMLPNRVYKVDNLNAVEKLKSTEIKQNKTGHSSILGAGSGLFLALFLKPLSDYLSIPGSPLTNSVILLIIVLLMFVLCVSVNNMLENKLYNIVNLKRLSTYKLWIKPKSIKHFFQIVAIYFFFLALTVLFFVMSIKDPDVITLIFTMIAMFFLLLCSVGPVTMGTTIVKFKCSSETAV; translated from the coding sequence ATGAATTGTGAAGTACGAGATATACCAAAAATTCTTAGATATCGAATGTTAACAATCGATGGGGAAGTATATATACTGGATTTATGGGGGTCTTTTTGGAAAATAATATTCCCGTTTTTATTTTGGATGCTCCCGAATCGCGTTTATAAAGTAGATAACTTAAATGCTGTGGAAAAATTGAAATCCACGGAGATAAAACAGAATAAAACAGGGCATTCTAGTATATTGGGTGCAGGTAGTGGTCTTTTTTTGGCACTTTTTTTAAAGCCCTTATCTGATTACCTTTCAATTCCCGGCAGTCCATTAACCAACTCTGTGATTTTACTAATTATTGTGTTATTAATGTTTGTCCTATGTGTGTCTGTAAATAATATGCTTGAAAATAAACTATACAACATTGTTAATCTTAAGAGGTTATCAACTTATAAATTATGGATTAAACCTAAGTCCATTAAACATTTTTTCCAAATTGTGGCTATTTATTTTTTCTTTTTGGCATTAACCGTATTGTTCTTTGTGATGTCTATTAAAGATCCAGATGTCATAACGCTAATTTTTACAATGATAGCTATGTTTTTTTTATTGCTTTGCAGTGTCGGTCCAGTGACAATGGGCACTACTATCGTGAAATTTAAGTGTAGTAGTGAAACAGCAGTTTAA
- a CDS encoding sigma-54 interaction domain-containing protein: MSDFELLKIELDGILDASNDNIVVTDGEGKVLRVSANCLSIYGKTKEDLIGKTVFQLEKEYIFYPSVTAKVLRERKEVQVMQKTPTNKVVMATGIPLTNSSGKIVRIISFSHDLTEIQQLREDYEQLRIKMLRYESEIEELREKESKADEIVTKSKTMQDIYHMVQRVAASDATVVLLGESGVGKNVIAHMLHDKSQRKNQSFMEVNCGAIPDTLFESEIFGYEPGAFTGADKNGKPGMIELADRGTLFLDEIAELPLAIQVKLLKVLQEKRITRIGGSTGKDVDFRLIAATNQNLEEMVSQGKFRKDLFYRLHVIPIIVPPLRERKEDIYHFTQHYLAIFNHKYETNKVLHPSTIAILQNYDWPGNVRELENLMERLVITSTSNVIYPSNLPFVEETDKVGLPAEEWTTEAFEQQGLTLQEALREVEKNWLKRAYRQYKTTYEMAKYLGLSQSTVVRRLKEYQINSK; the protein is encoded by the coding sequence ATGTCAGATTTTGAACTTCTAAAAATAGAATTAGACGGAATCCTCGATGCATCCAATGATAATATTGTAGTTACAGATGGAGAGGGGAAAGTGTTACGAGTAAGTGCGAATTGTCTTAGTATTTACGGAAAGACCAAGGAAGATTTAATCGGTAAGACAGTCTTTCAATTGGAAAAGGAATATATTTTTTATCCATCCGTAACGGCAAAAGTGTTGCGTGAGAGAAAAGAAGTACAGGTTATGCAGAAAACACCGACGAATAAAGTTGTTATGGCAACCGGGATCCCACTAACAAACAGTAGCGGAAAAATTGTCAGGATTATCAGCTTTTCCCATGATTTAACGGAAATCCAACAGTTGAGAGAGGACTATGAACAACTGCGAATAAAAATGTTGCGGTACGAATCGGAAATTGAAGAATTAAGAGAAAAGGAAAGCAAAGCAGATGAAATAGTGACTAAAAGTAAAACCATGCAGGACATTTATCATATGGTACAACGGGTTGCAGCTTCTGATGCTACTGTCGTGTTACTTGGTGAATCGGGAGTTGGGAAAAATGTCATTGCGCATATGCTACATGATAAAAGTCAGCGGAAGAATCAATCGTTTATGGAAGTGAATTGTGGGGCAATTCCGGACACGTTGTTTGAATCAGAAATTTTTGGCTATGAACCCGGCGCTTTTACAGGGGCTGATAAAAACGGTAAACCCGGCATGATTGAGCTTGCGGATCGTGGTACATTGTTTCTTGATGAAATTGCTGAACTGCCATTAGCTATTCAAGTAAAACTTCTAAAGGTTTTGCAGGAAAAGCGAATTACCAGAATTGGTGGATCTACGGGAAAGGATGTTGATTTCCGTCTTATTGCAGCAACCAATCAGAATTTGGAGGAAATGGTGTCACAAGGTAAATTTAGAAAGGACCTGTTTTATCGTTTGCATGTGATTCCAATTATCGTTCCGCCTTTACGGGAAAGAAAGGAAGATATCTATCATTTCACGCAGCATTACTTAGCTATTTTTAACCATAAATATGAAACGAATAAGGTTCTTCATCCATCTACAATTGCAATTCTACAAAACTATGATTGGCCTGGCAATGTTCGTGAACTGGAAAATTTAATGGAACGGTTAGTTATAACATCGACTTCAAACGTGATTTATCCATCCAATTTACCGTTTGTTGAAGAAACGGATAAGGTAGGGTTACCTGCAGAAGAGTGGACAACGGAGGCTTTTGAACAGCAAGGCTTGACATTGCAGGAAGCATTAAGAGAAGTAGAAAAAAACTGGTTAAAACGGGCATATCGACAGTACAAAACAACGTATGAGATGGCAAAATATCTTGGCTTAAGCCAGTCTACAGTCGTTCGCCGGTTAAAAGAATACCAAATCAATTCAAAATGA
- a CDS encoding MepB family protein — protein MNDFYTALNYVNKMIYEPNGLTVKSIQEEKQNSKYGAGTTFRLSSKTVRFRVANITPTKVGQFVAFWEKDENNKNQPFTYEEAPDLLVITTFKDDGEFGQFIFPKEILFKQNILRSSSAKGKMAIRVYSSWDKPTSKQAMKTQKWQLPYFVDMSDPSKLHIDKIIELYSL, from the coding sequence ATGAATGATTTTTATACAGCATTAAATTATGTAAATAAAATGATTTACGAGCCAAATGGCTTAACTGTAAAGTCGATTCAAGAAGAAAAGCAAAACTCTAAGTATGGCGCTGGTACAACATTTCGATTATCTTCGAAAACAGTTCGTTTTAGAGTTGCAAATATAACCCCCACCAAAGTAGGGCAGTTTGTTGCTTTTTGGGAAAAAGATGAAAACAATAAAAACCAACCCTTTACATATGAGGAAGCACCTGATTTATTAGTTATAACTACTTTTAAAGACGATGGTGAGTTTGGACAATTTATTTTTCCAAAAGAAATTCTTTTCAAACAGAATATCCTTAGGTCCAGTTCGGCAAAGGGGAAAATGGCAATAAGAGTTTATTCCAGCTGGGATAAACCAACTAGTAAGCAAGCTATGAAAACTCAAAAATGGCAGTTGCCTTATTTTGTTGATATGAGTGATCCGAGTAAATTACACATAGACAAAATAATAGAACTGTATTCGCTTTAA
- a CDS encoding DUF4176 domain-containing protein produces MLPIGSIVYLREGTSKLMILNRGPILPSGETEGEGIWYDYSGCIYPQGLDPNNVFYFNEENIDKIVFEGFKDDEEERFQKIFHDRLEENKANIKKGTVTGPME; encoded by the coding sequence ATCTTGCCAATTGGATCGATTGTATATCTGAGAGAAGGAACGAGTAAATTAATGATCTTGAACAGAGGCCCCATTCTTCCGTCAGGGGAAACGGAAGGAGAAGGGATATGGTATGACTACTCGGGGTGTATTTATCCACAAGGACTGGATCCTAATAATGTATTCTATTTTAATGAAGAAAATATAGATAAAATTGTATTTGAAGGTTTTAAGGACGATGAAGAAGAACGTTTCCAAAAGATCTTTCATGACAGGTTAGAAGAAAATAAAGCAAATATCAAAAAGGGAACCGTTACTGGGCCAATGGAATAA
- a CDS encoding DUF4176 domain-containing protein: protein MLPIGSIVYLKEGTSKLMILNRGPILPSGETEEGIWYDYSGCFYPQGLVSNNVFYFNEENIDEIVFEGFKDDEEERFQKIFHDRLKGNKANIKKGSVTRPLE from the coding sequence ATGTTACCAATTGGGTCAATCGTATATCTGAAAGAAGGAACGAGCAAACTGATGATCTTAAACAGAGGTCCTATTCTTCCATCAGGGGAAACAGAAGAAGGGATATGGTATGACTACTCGGGATGTTTTTATCCACAGGGACTGGTTTCTAATAATGTATTCTACTTTAATGAAGAAAATATAGACGAAATTGTATTTGAAGGTTTCAAAGACGATGAAGAAGAACGTTTCCAAAAGATCTTTCATGACAGGTTAAAAGGAAATAAAGCAAACATCAAAAAGGGATCTGTTACTAGGCCGTTGGAATAA
- the putP gene encoding sodium/proline symporter PutP, with product MSDYTYQMLAIVIYLVGMLVIGWYAYRRTSNLTDYMLGGRSLGPAVTALSAGAADMSGWLLMGLPGAIYFSGLSEAWMAIGLTIGAYLNWLFVAPRLRVYTQVSSDSITIPSYLDSRLKDNSKILRVASGLIILVFFTFYVSSGMVAGGVFFESSFNMNYHGGLLLVSTVIILYTLFGGFLAVSYTDFVQGLIMFLSLIIVPLFGFFLTGGFSETADSIRTVNPDAFSFVKGVSIAAIISSVAWGLGYFGQPHIIVRFMAIKSVKETKQARRIGIGWMILSLLGASTTALVGIAYFQQHPEASLTDPEAVFIALGQIIFHPFIAGILLAAVLAAIMSTISSQLIVTSSALIEDLYKAVIKKDDDDKKYVLYGRIAILIVSLVAMYFAWEKNSTILDLVSFAWAGFGAAFGPTILLSLYWRKINSIGALSGMVVGAVTVMVWGNIDALSGTLYEIVPGFILNLIVTMLVSTLTHKPNQAIDKEFDEALELLHKER from the coding sequence ATGTCGGATTATACGTACCAAATGCTGGCCATCGTTATTTATCTTGTTGGCATGTTAGTGATTGGATGGTATGCATATCGTCGTACTAGCAATCTAACAGACTATATGCTTGGAGGAAGGTCACTCGGCCCAGCAGTAACGGCGTTAAGCGCAGGTGCCGCAGATATGTCAGGCTGGCTGCTGATGGGACTTCCTGGGGCTATTTACTTTTCAGGGCTAAGTGAAGCGTGGATGGCCATCGGTTTGACAATTGGCGCCTATTTAAACTGGTTATTTGTTGCACCAAGATTGCGTGTTTATACGCAGGTATCCAGCGATTCGATTACCATTCCGAGTTATTTAGATAGCCGGTTAAAAGATAACTCGAAAATTCTTCGTGTTGCTTCTGGTTTAATTATCCTCGTGTTCTTTACGTTTTATGTTTCATCGGGGATGGTTGCCGGCGGTGTGTTTTTTGAAAGTTCTTTCAACATGAATTATCATGGCGGGCTTTTGCTTGTTTCTACTGTTATTATTCTATATACATTGTTTGGCGGATTTCTGGCGGTAAGTTACACGGACTTTGTGCAAGGCTTAATTATGTTCTTGTCCCTCATCATTGTACCGCTTTTTGGATTCTTCCTGACGGGTGGATTTTCAGAAACAGCCGATTCGATCCGTACAGTTAATCCAGATGCATTCAGTTTTGTGAAAGGGGTTTCAATAGCTGCGATTATTTCCTCAGTAGCATGGGGACTAGGCTATTTCGGGCAGCCCCATATCATTGTCCGGTTTATGGCCATTAAATCCGTTAAGGAAACCAAACAGGCAAGAAGAATTGGAATTGGCTGGATGATTTTAAGCCTTTTGGGTGCATCAACTACTGCATTAGTAGGTATTGCATATTTTCAGCAGCATCCGGAAGCATCTTTAACCGATCCGGAAGCGGTTTTTATCGCTCTTGGTCAAATCATTTTCCATCCATTTATTGCTGGTATCTTATTGGCAGCGGTACTTGCGGCGATTATGAGTACGATTTCTTCACAGCTAATTGTTACATCATCCGCATTGATTGAAGATTTATACAAAGCCGTCATTAAAAAAGATGATGATGATAAAAAATATGTTCTGTATGGCAGGATAGCGATTTTAATTGTGTCGCTTGTTGCAATGTACTTCGCCTGGGAAAAGAATAGTACCATCCTGGATCTTGTCAGTTTTGCCTGGGCAGGCTTTGGGGCAGCATTTGGCCCAACAATATTGCTTTCCTTGTATTGGCGGAAAATCAATTCAATTGGTGCACTTTCCGGTATGGTGGTTGGTGCAGTAACAGTAATGGTTTGGGGAAATATCGATGCCCTGTCCGGTACATTGTACGAAATTGTACCAGGCTTCATTTTAAACCTGATTGTCACAATGTTGGTAAGTACGTTGACACACAAACCAAACCAAGCGATTGACAAGGAGTTTGATGAAGCACTAGAACTGTTGCATAAAGAGAGATAA